One stretch of Pararhizobium qamdonense DNA includes these proteins:
- a CDS encoding (2Fe-2S)-binding protein codes for MDDNRDHGRFRDGDAGQVADAIVWQAQYFPHVAMSQGLPSGDFVSVDRAWRRDGEMIERLLAYQNRFASGMDDRVRGAHLVSFYSHHLSVAVAAVYLRAGLVPGKDRLAFRFEPAVPNDCGSVNAPQPADACRFHFRVENFARGHDWATLLHDGFVENFTPMIDALQARTGLSPVAQWRLVADGIAGAFLEAGLALGEAERAMAAALAVINGAGSPLSFDAMRYQRISAVCNGVAVERLFRLRSGCCLYYRTQGGDFCDVCVLLDDESKKSRLRAHVERTGGL; via the coding sequence TTGGACGACAATAGGGATCACGGCAGGTTTCGAGACGGTGATGCAGGGCAGGTGGCTGATGCCATCGTCTGGCAGGCACAGTATTTTCCACATGTCGCGATGTCGCAAGGTTTGCCAAGTGGCGACTTTGTTTCCGTCGATCGGGCGTGGCGCCGTGACGGGGAGATGATCGAACGCCTGCTCGCCTATCAGAACCGTTTCGCGTCCGGAATGGATGATCGCGTCAGGGGCGCTCATCTCGTGTCCTTTTACAGCCATCACCTCAGTGTTGCGGTGGCGGCAGTCTATCTGCGCGCGGGACTGGTCCCCGGCAAGGATCGCCTGGCATTCCGGTTTGAACCTGCCGTTCCCAACGACTGCGGTTCAGTCAATGCCCCCCAGCCAGCCGATGCCTGCCGCTTTCATTTTCGCGTCGAGAATTTTGCGCGCGGGCATGATTGGGCGACGTTGTTGCATGATGGTTTCGTCGAAAATTTCACGCCCATGATCGATGCGCTGCAGGCGCGCACCGGCCTTTCGCCCGTTGCGCAATGGCGGCTGGTGGCCGATGGTATTGCAGGGGCGTTTCTGGAGGCCGGTCTGGCGCTGGGCGAGGCGGAACGGGCGATGGCTGCGGCACTTGCTGTCATCAACGGAGCCGGCTCGCCGCTGTCTTTTGATGCGATGCGCTATCAGCGGATCAGCGCCGTCTGCAATGGGGTTGCCGTCGAGCGCTTATTCCGCTTGCGAAGCGGCTGCTGTCTCTACTACCGGACGCAGGGCGGTGATTTTTGCGATGTCTGCGTTCTCCTGGATGACGAGAGCAAAAAAAGCCGCCTGCGCGCCCATGTCGAGCGCACCGGCGGCCTCTGA
- a CDS encoding CbtA family protein, translating to MIVKTLLAALVAGLIAGVFMTAAQELRVVPLILHAEEFEVKEPAAEPPATTEGQQQQQSSLNRSSVIGEMLSALSPVTPAYAHEGEHEEEGGIMFGMSRFSGTLLANLVAGAGFGLLLAGASLVFNQPITLRNGAIWGICGWLAVHLLPAVGLPPELPGFPAADLQDRKIWWLAAIVLSVAGLYLIVLRGEIVAKIAGLVLIAAPHAYGAPQPSDLSSPVPAVLGAEFAVAALATTLAFWLVLGVISGYLNERFLKSA from the coding sequence ATGATTGTCAAAACACTTCTGGCCGCATTGGTGGCTGGGTTGATCGCGGGCGTCTTCATGACGGCGGCACAGGAATTGCGGGTTGTCCCGCTCATCCTTCATGCCGAGGAATTCGAAGTCAAGGAACCCGCAGCCGAGCCGCCTGCCACGACCGAAGGTCAGCAGCAGCAACAGTCCTCGCTCAACCGGTCCTCGGTCATTGGCGAGATGTTGTCCGCACTCTCGCCGGTCACGCCGGCCTATGCCCATGAGGGCGAGCATGAGGAAGAAGGCGGCATCATGTTCGGCATGAGCCGTTTCTCCGGCACGCTGCTTGCCAATCTGGTGGCCGGTGCCGGTTTCGGCCTGCTGCTTGCCGGAGCAAGCCTGGTGTTCAACCAGCCGATTACGTTGCGCAACGGCGCGATCTGGGGCATTTGCGGCTGGCTTGCGGTGCATCTCCTGCCGGCCGTCGGCCTGCCGCCGGAACTTCCGGGCTTTCCTGCAGCCGATCTGCAAGACCGCAAAATCTGGTGGCTCGCGGCGATCGTTCTCTCTGTGGCCGGACTTTATCTCATCGTGCTGCGTGGCGAGATCGTCGCCAAGATCGCCGGTCTTGTCCTGATCGCTGCGCCGCATGCCTATGGCGCGCCACAGCCGTCGGATTTGTCGAGCCCGGTTCCTGCCGTGCTTGGCGCCGAATTCGCCGTTGCCGCCTTGGCCACGACGCTGGCCTTCTGGCTCGTGCTCGGCGTCATCTCGGGCTATCTGAACGAACGGTTTTTGAAATCGGCCTGA
- a CDS encoding CbtB domain-containing protein — protein sequence MATTTVSSIPLSLSDRITTAVLALLIGGFLVFGAGLANSAVLHDTAHDVRHSYGFPCH from the coding sequence ATGGCTACGACTACAGTTTCAAGCATTCCGCTTTCTCTCAGCGACCGCATCACGACGGCCGTTCTCGCCCTGTTGATCGGTGGTTTCCTGGTCTTCGGTGCAGGCCTTGCCAATTCTGCAGTGCTGCACGACACCGCCCACGACGTCCGCCACTCCTACGGCTTCCCTTGCCATTGA
- a CDS encoding bifunctional diguanylate cyclase/phosphodiesterase yields the protein MKAARSEQEFQNILRRLGIALDASQIGVWEHDTQKDEVVWDLQMHRLYATGKTQKRVKAAVWMNAIHPDDFVQAQADFDLAIATGDVYSSEYRIILPDGETRHLRSRAYCFEEDGHITFIGAEWDVTADVLLNRELRRQKAIAEARAVALEVSSERIQHAAEHDSLTGLPNRRFFDRRLAELAEGEGPEKLAILHIGLDRFKQINDAAGHAAGDDVLRSCARRIEAGVPKNSFIARVSGDEFAVLIANFVSLEDLKARAERLTQGLKQSVWHNDEVLHTGGSIGVAAASGRNIASLLAQSDIALNRAKKLGRGRVEVYSAQLKAQLNAEQRIGRQFSHGLEKGEFVPFYQAQVDARTRRVVGMEVLARWRHPKRGLIMPGEFIKVAAGLGRLDDLDAAILKAALRDREAWTRRGVDVPRISVNVSAARLSDPLLIDELKRLGVQPDMLSFELLETIFLDDSEDDVFANVAGLKAMGIDIEIDDFGSGHASIIGLVKLKPRRMKIDRQLVLPITTSREQKRLLRSIIDIAKALNIEVIAEGVETQEHAKLLTRLGCDILQGYAIAYPAPAADMLARLTEDDPQALAVQH from the coding sequence ATGAAAGCGGCGAGGTCCGAACAGGAATTTCAGAATATTCTTCGCCGCTTGGGAATTGCGCTCGACGCTTCTCAGATCGGGGTGTGGGAGCACGATACGCAGAAGGACGAAGTCGTCTGGGACCTGCAAATGCATCGGCTCTACGCAACGGGCAAGACACAGAAGCGCGTCAAGGCGGCGGTGTGGATGAATGCGATTCATCCCGATGATTTTGTGCAAGCGCAAGCGGATTTCGATCTCGCGATTGCAACAGGCGACGTTTATTCGTCGGAATACCGGATCATCCTGCCGGACGGCGAAACCCGCCATCTGCGCTCGCGTGCCTATTGTTTCGAGGAAGACGGCCACATCACCTTCATCGGTGCCGAGTGGGACGTGACGGCGGATGTGCTGCTCAATCGCGAATTGCGGCGGCAGAAGGCGATTGCCGAAGCGCGCGCCGTTGCGCTGGAAGTGAGCTCCGAGCGGATACAGCATGCCGCCGAGCACGATTCCCTGACAGGGCTTCCAAACCGCCGCTTTTTCGACCGTCGGCTGGCGGAGCTTGCCGAGGGGGAGGGCCCGGAGAAGCTGGCGATCCTGCATATTGGTCTCGACCGGTTCAAACAGATCAACGACGCGGCCGGCCATGCGGCGGGCGACGATGTCCTGCGGTCCTGCGCGCGGCGTATTGAGGCCGGCGTTCCGAAAAACTCGTTCATCGCCCGCGTCAGCGGTGATGAATTTGCCGTTCTGATCGCAAACTTCGTCTCCCTGGAAGACCTCAAAGCCCGGGCCGAGCGGCTGACACAGGGGCTGAAGCAGTCGGTCTGGCACAATGACGAGGTCCTGCACACCGGCGGCTCCATCGGCGTCGCCGCAGCCAGCGGACGCAATATTGCAAGCCTTCTGGCGCAGTCCGACATTGCGCTCAACCGGGCGAAAAAGCTCGGCAGGGGACGTGTCGAAGTCTATTCCGCACAGCTGAAAGCGCAGCTCAACGCCGAGCAGCGGATCGGCCGTCAGTTTTCGCATGGTCTGGAGAAAGGCGAGTTCGTTCCCTTCTATCAGGCGCAGGTCGATGCACGGACCCGGCGCGTCGTCGGGATGGAAGTTCTGGCGCGCTGGCGCCATCCCAAGCGTGGATTGATCATGCCGGGGGAATTCATCAAGGTTGCGGCGGGTCTTGGCCGGCTGGACGATCTTGATGCCGCCATCCTTAAAGCGGCGCTCAGGGATCGCGAGGCCTGGACGCGCCGGGGCGTGGATGTTCCGCGCATCTCCGTCAATGTGTCGGCCGCCCGCCTGTCGGATCCATTGTTGATCGACGAACTCAAGCGTCTCGGCGTTCAGCCGGACATGCTGTCCTTCGAATTGCTGGAAACCATTTTCCTCGACGACAGCGAGGATGATGTGTTTGCCAATGTTGCCGGGCTGAAGGCCATGGGCATCGATATCGAGATCGATGATTTCGGCTCCGGCCACGCGTCGATTATCGGGCTGGTCAAGCTGAAACCACGGCGGATGAAGATCGACCGGCAGCTGGTCTTGCCGATCACCACATCGCGTGAGCAGAAACGGCTGCTGCGCTCGATCATCGATATTGCCAAGGCGCTGAATATCGAAGTGATTGCCGAAGGGGTGGAGACACAGGAACACGCCAAGCTGTTGACGCGGCTTGGCTGCGATATCCTGCAGGGCTATGCTATAGCCTATCCGGCCCCGGCCGCCGACATGCTGGCCCGGCTGACGGAGGATGACCCGCAAGCCCTTGCCGTCCAGCACTGA
- a CDS encoding LysR family transcriptional regulator, translating into MQIDLIETFLDLMETRSFNRTAERLNITQSTVSHRVKALEAQFNRKLFTRNKGGTAPTASGLRFLDHAKALQHQWHEATRAVENAGTYERSMRLGIQHDLAEAFAGKWLSAVRTDLPTTSIYMEADYSNQMNRDLAAGDLDLAILYTPHYLPDLHYERIGDMTYTLVATTVKTVAELQPETYIQAVYSPAFDRAHRLALPQLSSAPLASGQNIAITGLLKTLAGAAYVTRATAMKLADEGTAFPIEDAPLIQQAIYAATSIRTRHAHQHRRIIAVMQDLLGKQE; encoded by the coding sequence ATGCAGATCGACCTCATCGAAACCTTCCTCGACCTGATGGAAACCCGTAGCTTCAACCGTACGGCCGAGCGGCTGAACATCACGCAATCGACCGTCTCCCACCGCGTCAAGGCATTGGAGGCACAGTTCAACCGCAAGCTCTTTACCCGCAACAAGGGCGGCACTGCGCCGACGGCATCCGGCCTGCGGTTCCTCGACCATGCCAAGGCGCTGCAGCATCAATGGCACGAGGCGACGCGGGCGGTCGAAAATGCCGGAACCTATGAGCGCTCCATGCGGCTGGGCATCCAGCATGATCTGGCCGAAGCCTTTGCCGGGAAATGGCTGTCCGCCGTCCGCACTGATCTGCCGACCACCTCGATCTATATGGAAGCCGATTATTCCAACCAGATGAACCGCGATCTGGCCGCCGGCGATCTCGATCTCGCCATCCTCTATACGCCGCACTACCTGCCCGACCTGCACTACGAGCGCATCGGCGACATGACCTATACGCTGGTCGCCACAACAGTGAAAACGGTCGCCGAATTGCAGCCGGAGACCTATATCCAGGCCGTCTATTCCCCGGCATTCGACCGTGCGCACCGCCTCGCCCTGCCGCAACTGTCCTCCGCACCGCTGGCGTCAGGACAGAACATCGCCATCACCGGCCTGTTGAAAACGCTTGCCGGCGCAGCCTATGTGACGCGCGCCACCGCAATGAAGCTTGCGGATGAAGGCACCGCCTTTCCGATTGAGGATGCACCCCTCATCCAGCAGGCGATCTATGCGGCGACCAGCATCCGCACACGCCACGCCCACCAGCACCGGCGCATCATCGCCGTCATGCAGGATCTGTTGGGAAAGCAGGAATAA
- a CDS encoding GcvT family protein: MSNLPSHARVVIIGGGAVGASCLYHLAKAGWTDCVLLEKNELTAGSTWHAAGNVPTFSSSWSIMNMQRYSASLYRELGDLVDYPMNYHVTGSIRLGHSKERLQEFKRVVGMGRYQGMDLDILSPDQIKSKYPFLETHDLTGALYDPYDGDIDPAQLTQALAKGARDLGAKIFRFCPATGARRDNDEWIISTPQGDIRCDYVVNAAGYYAREVGKWFGRDVPMMVMSHQYMLFEEIPELAAWSKEAGHKLPLLRDVDSSYYLRQEKSGMNLGPYEKNCKAHWITPDDPMPEDFSFQLFPDDLERLEWYLNDAVERVPILGTAGLSRMINGPIPYAPDGNPLIGPMPGVPNAFEACVFTFGICQAGGAGKVLAEWVTEGQTEWDMWSCDPRRFTSYTDQDYCIAKGMEIYGHEYAMHFPKHAWPAGRNKKLSPIHDRIAALGAQFKPYNGWERANWYAKPGDDLSEAATQTWNRAGPWQKRIEEECLAVRDAAGILDLPGFSRFRLKGEGARDWLLGLTTGKVPKPGRIGLAYFSDDKGRIVTEMSVMALEEDFFFLITAATAQWHDFEWLQKHLPKDAAFTLDDVTESFTCQILSGPKSRDILAEVSGADLTKGWLTHQPVQIAGLWCQLVRVSFAGELGWEIHTKIEDTAAIFDAVWAAGQKHGLKPFGMEALDSLRIEKGYRAWKGDLSTDYTILQGGLERFVDWAKPDFKGKAALEREKQQGVTKRFVTLVVDAADCDAPYMSTLWHGGKVVGETTSGNWGYRIGKSVALGMLRADLAEPGTEVEVEIYGDRFKAVVQADEPLFDPKNERLRA, translated from the coding sequence ATGTCGAATTTGCCGTCTCATGCACGCGTCGTGATCATCGGGGGAGGTGCTGTCGGCGCGTCCTGTCTCTACCATCTGGCCAAGGCCGGCTGGACCGACTGCGTGCTTCTGGAAAAGAACGAGCTGACGGCCGGATCGACATGGCATGCGGCGGGCAATGTGCCGACATTCTCCTCGTCCTGGTCGATCATGAACATGCAGCGCTATTCGGCGTCGCTTTACCGCGAACTTGGCGATCTCGTCGATTATCCGATGAACTATCATGTCACCGGCTCGATCCGGCTCGGCCATTCGAAGGAACGGCTGCAGGAATTCAAGCGCGTCGTCGGCATGGGCCGCTATCAGGGCATGGACCTCGACATTCTGTCGCCCGATCAGATCAAGTCGAAATATCCGTTTTTGGAAACCCACGACCTGACCGGCGCGCTCTACGATCCCTATGACGGCGATATCGATCCGGCGCAGCTGACGCAGGCTCTTGCGAAGGGTGCCCGCGACCTGGGTGCGAAGATCTTCCGCTTCTGTCCCGCCACCGGCGCCCGCCGGGACAACGACGAATGGATCATTTCGACGCCGCAGGGCGACATCCGGTGCGATTATGTCGTCAATGCCGCCGGTTATTATGCCCGCGAGGTCGGCAAATGGTTCGGCCGCGATGTGCCGATGATGGTGATGAGCCATCAATATATGCTGTTTGAGGAAATTCCGGAGCTGGCGGCCTGGTCGAAGGAAGCCGGGCACAAATTGCCGCTTCTGCGCGATGTCGATAGTTCCTATTACCTGCGCCAGGAAAAGTCCGGGATGAATCTCGGGCCTTACGAGAAAAACTGCAAGGCGCACTGGATCACGCCCGATGATCCCATGCCGGAGGATTTCTCGTTCCAGCTGTTCCCCGATGATCTCGAGCGGCTGGAATGGTATCTGAACGACGCCGTCGAGCGCGTGCCCATCCTCGGCACTGCCGGACTGTCGCGGATGATCAATGGACCGATCCCCTATGCGCCGGACGGCAATCCGCTGATCGGGCCGATGCCGGGCGTTCCCAATGCATTCGAGGCCTGTGTCTTTACCTTCGGCATCTGCCAGGCGGGTGGTGCGGGCAAGGTTTTGGCCGAATGGGTGACCGAGGGGCAGACGGAATGGGACATGTGGTCCTGCGATCCGCGCCGCTTTACCAGCTACACGGATCAGGATTACTGCATCGCCAAGGGCATGGAAATTTATGGCCATGAATATGCCATGCATTTTCCGAAACACGCCTGGCCGGCCGGACGCAACAAGAAGCTATCGCCGATCCACGACCGGATTGCAGCGCTGGGCGCGCAGTTCAAGCCCTATAATGGCTGGGAGCGCGCCAACTGGTACGCCAAGCCGGGCGACGATCTTTCCGAGGCGGCGACCCAGACCTGGAACCGGGCGGGCCCCTGGCAGAAGCGCATCGAGGAGGAATGCCTTGCGGTGCGCGATGCTGCCGGCATTCTCGATCTGCCCGGATTTTCCCGTTTCCGCCTGAAGGGCGAGGGTGCGCGCGACTGGCTGCTGGGTCTGACCACCGGCAAGGTGCCAAAGCCCGGCCGCATCGGTCTGGCCTATTTCTCCGACGACAAGGGCCGCATCGTCACTGAAATGTCGGTCATGGCGCTGGAGGAGGATTTCTTCTTCCTGATCACGGCGGCGACCGCGCAATGGCATGATTTCGAGTGGCTGCAAAAGCATCTGCCGAAGGACGCGGCGTTTACGCTGGATGATGTCACTGAAAGCTTCACCTGCCAGATTCTGTCCGGTCCGAAGTCGCGGGATATTCTGGCCGAGGTTTCCGGCGCCGATCTTACCAAAGGCTGGCTGACGCATCAGCCGGTGCAGATCGCCGGACTGTGGTGCCAGCTGGTGCGCGTGTCCTTTGCCGGTGAACTCGGCTGGGAAATCCACACCAAGATCGAGGATACCGCTGCAATCTTCGATGCCGTCTGGGCGGCCGGTCAAAAGCATGGGTTAAAGCCTTTCGGCATGGAGGCGCTGGACAGCCTGCGTATCGAGAAAGGATACCGTGCGTGGAAGGGCGATCTTTCGACCGACTACACCATTCTGCAGGGTGGCCTTGAGCGCTTCGTCGATTGGGCCAAGCCCGACTTCAAGGGCAAGGCGGCGCTGGAGCGCGAGAAGCAGCAGGGCGTGACGAAGCGCTTCGTGACGCTGGTGGTGGACGCTGCAGATTGCGACGCGCCCTATATGTCGACGCTCTGGCATGGCGGAAAAGTGGTCGGCGAAACGACGTCCGGCAACTGGGGTTACCGGATCGGCAAATCGGTGGCGCTCGGCATGCTGCGTGCCGATCTGGCCGAGCCCGGAACCGAGGTCGAGGTCGAGATTTACGGCGACCGCTTCAAGGCGGTGGTGCAAGCGGACGAGCCGCTGTTTGATCCCAAGAATGAGAGACTGCGCGCATGA